The Anas acuta chromosome 1, bAnaAcu1.1, whole genome shotgun sequence genome segment AATCACAGAGAAACAtgatttggaagggacccatcaagttttttatacaaaaaaaaaaaaaaaaaaaaagtttatttgtattatttgtaCAGTGCTCTCAGACTTATGGTTCGATTTTTGGACTGTCTTGTGGCTGGCCTCGATAATCCTTGTGAGTTATTTCTAACTTGGGgtactctatgattctatatgcAAATAGCTTTTGACTCTCTCTGTTTAGTTCTGCAACACTCACCCTGGAGAGGTTCTCTTCACCAGTTTTCTGGGAAGCTTTTTCCCATGTCCAACTGCCCTATAAGTGATGAATGTTTTCTTAATACGAACCTACCTTGATGTATCATTTCGATACATTTGATGAACTTAGAGAGATTCTCTTCACtttggaaagcagagcagagcaggggaaaggagggggatTGCTGTGATGCAGCTGTGGTGCCTGtgttgttttccaaaaacaCAGGAGCCAGTGtctggctgaggttggaagggacctctggaggtcacttGGTCCAATCCCACCTTttaagcagggccacctagagcaggctgcTTAGGACCACGCCCAAGGCCGTGGTATTTGCAGGCTGTCAGTCTAACTTTGGCGCCAGGTGAAACCATGAAGAAGACCAGTCTGagagttattgaaaaacacttcagagaCAACACGCTCGTTGGTCATAGCCAACATAGGTTCCGTAGGGGAAAGTCCTGTTTAACTCACTCAATTTCATTTTACGACAAGGTTACCCATCTAGGTGACAAAGGGAAGCCAGTCGATGTAGTCTTTCTGGAGTTCAGCATAGCTTTTGATACTGCTTCTCACAGTATCCATCCAGACAAAAcgtccagcatacagctagacaaGTACATAGTATGATGGGCAAACAACTGCCTGAAGGGCCAGGCTCAAAGGCTTATGGTAAGTAGGGCTACATCAGATTGGTGgccggtcaccagtggggttcTCCAgagctccattttagggccagttctcttcaatgttttcataaatgatctGGGCACAGAACTTGAATTCACACTAAGTAAGTTTGTAGATGATTCTAAATTAGGAGGAGCTGCTGACTGTCTCGAGGACAGAGAGGCCTTGCAAAGAGACCTTGACAGACTAGAGGGTTGGGCAATCATCAGCTGtgtgaagtttaacaaaagcaagtgccagattctgcacctgggagcGAAGAGGCAATCCTGAatatacgtacagactgggggatgagaggctggagagcagccctgtggagaggGATCCAGAGATTTCTAGTTCATGGCAAGTTGAATaaaagccagcagcatgccctggcagccagaagaGCCAAGCACACCCTGGGCTGCACAAAGCCCAGCGCAGCCGGTCCGGGGAAGCGATTGTCCCGCTGCATTCTGCACTGCTGCGTCctcacctcgagtgctgtgcgcagttttgggtgccacaatgGAAGGAGGATACAGACCTACTGGAGAGAGTGTACAAAGGAGGGCCATGGAAGTGGTAgagggtctagagggcaagacgtgtgaggagcagctgaggttcCTGGGCTTGTTGagcccagagcaggctgaggggaggcctcatggtggcctgcagctccctcacgatgggagcagaggggcagctgctgagctctgctctgcagggacagcgacaggacccgagggaacggtgtggagctgggacaggggagggtcaggctgggggttagggaaaggttcatCACTGAAATGGCAGTCGGCAGGGGAAAAGGCTTCCCAGAGAACTGGTCACGCCACCAAGTCTGCTGGAATTCCAGAatcatttggacaatgctctcagacatgcGGTTTGATTTTTGGATAGTCCTGTGTGGATCCAGGAGCTGGACATGATGAccctcatgggtcccttccaactcaggatagtCTCTGATTCCATGTCCAGATGTCTTTTGACTCTCCCTCTTTAGTTCTGCAACAGTCACCCAGCAGAGGCCCTCTTCACCtttgaaaagcagagcagagcaggagagaggagggggaTTGGTGTGATGCGGCTGTGGTGCCTGTGACAGCACAGAGGATGAGTCACAGCGGGGGGGCTGTCatcagggccagcagcagcagcgccacCACACTTTGGCCTTGGCCGTCGGTGTGTGCAGTTTGCACCTCCTGCAAGCCATGGCTCGGCTGATCTTCCTcgccctggctgtgctgggcattGCCCAGAAGCCGTGGTTCGTGGATGATCAAGTGGATGCGGATGCAAATGAGCGAATGCAGCAGCATGCGGAGCAGCTGATTGAAGGCATGGCTCGGCTGCTGCATGAGATGGAGGAgaggagccaggagcagagcGGGGTGGCCTTGGGAGCCCTGCTCTTCACTGCCttgcagcagtggcagctctGGACCTTTATTGacctccttgtcctgctctTTGGGCTCTGCCGGTGGCTCAGGAAATGGAGACTTGGGCTCCACAGGAGCAAGCAGGGCAGCTAcccaaggaagaagaaagacaaagacaacACCAACACCGATGACACCCGGGATCTGGGCAGGGTTTGGGCCAATCGCACCCAGTGGCCGGCGCCGCACATGGCCGACAAGTGcaaggtggtggaggagctggtggacAAGCTTCTTGGTGCCTGCCAAAGACTCTCCGGGGAAGCTCTCTTCAAGCCACAGCTGCAGCCGGCCATCGGTGTGGGCTGCTTCTCCGAAGACGGGAGTACCCGGCAGGACAACGTCCTCTACCGCCTGCTCGTGCCCCTGAGGCCTCCCCCCGGGCACGCCTTCCACCCGGAGCTGGGCGCCGAGGGGGAGACGCCAGCGAGGAAGCCCGGCCTGCGCGTGGAGCTGGAGTGCGCCTGCGCGAGGGAGCGGCTGGTGGGGGACatgctgtgcttcctccacCACCCCGAGCACGAGCTGAGGAGCAGACAGGAGCCCAGCCTGCTGCGCACCCTCTGCACCGGCTCCTACCTGGATGTGGAGGAAACCACTCGCTGGTTCCAGGCCTTGGTGAAAGCAGCCTGGGAGCTTCTGCCGCAGTCGCGCCACTGCCGCCTGACGGTGCTGCCCTCCCGCCGCTCCTGCAAGATCAGGCTGGCCAACGCCTCCCAGAGCACCCTCTCCATTGAGATCACGCTTGGGGTGCGGCTAGACGACTCGGACTCCTTCCTGAGCCTGGGGTAGCCGCGGCCAGCTTCACCAGCAGCACGGCGCCGCCAAAGAGCTGCGCTGTGGCAGAGATGCAGTCTGTCGGGCACACGGCCAGGCATGCCCGACCCCACAGCTTCCACCTCAACCATCTGCAGCCCCGCGCCCGTATGCTGGTGAGCAAAGGCTTTTCCCCCCACACCCTGAGGACGGCTGTGATTCACCACCTGACAGCCACAGCCCTGGCAAGCCTGGCAAAGGAAAGATTGCCCCCTGCGCCTGGATGACCTCCTGCggtgcctctgctgctgcctggagaagaaacaCCTCAACTGCTTCCTCGAGAGGGAAGGCAACGAGAGGGTACCTGAGGAGATGGATGGTGGTGTCCCCGGCCTCCCAAGCAGCTGGACTGCTCAACTTCTTCCAGGCAGTGAGCACCCAAACTCTTGGAGAGAGTCCATTCCGTCAGGGAGCTTCATCCTATATATTGACACCAATAAACAGCCTATGTGAACAAATGCTCTGACCGTGTCTGCGTAGCACTATGTGGGGGAACGTGGGCACAGGGTGCTGAGTGCACCGCTGTCACAGAATTGCaaattgttttcctgaagtgactggctgaggttggaagggacctctggaggtcacttGGTccatggtggcctgcagctccctcacaaggggagcagaTGGGCAGGCGCTGCGCTCTGCTCtgtggggacagtgacaggacctgagggaatggcatggagctgggacaagGGAGGCTCAAGATGGATGTCAGGAAAAGGCTCTTCACCATcagggtggttgggcactggaacaggctccccagggtaGTGCTCATGGCACTGAGACTGAGTTCAAGAAGAGACTCTCAGACTTACAGTTTGATTTTTGGATTTTTCTGTGCAGCCCCAgaagctggacttgatgatcctcatgggtcccttcccACTCAGTTTACTCTATCATTTTATGATTTCtataacttaaaaatataaccattactttttttttccaggttttattttttttttaaacttgcacAATTAGCAATTTACAAcctagaaaaaaatgctgtgcttggttatttttgttttcgTTGATatcatttctaaatgaaaataattgcatGGAAATTTTGAACAGATTTTATGTGTACGttgtaatgagaaaaaatgattCACAGGTAAAATCcaacttctgctttgttttggagTTTCCAGTACTCTCACCAAGACAACGAAAATTTAGTGTGGACACTCTCAAAATCAAAAGATGAaccaaatatttatatttggcCATTCTCAACTTGTCTTGCAAATCAAGCTGTCCTTAattgaatgaagaaaaaaaaaaaaaaaaaaggaaaaaaaatctttcaagatGGTGAAACAGGTAGCCACACTAACAAATCAGAACTAGAATGACATTTTAGAAAGTTGTCACTCCGGTCAGTATTAAttacaaaatgtttctgaaatatcCTATCTTTATACAGCcctatttttgttatttccttATTGATTTACTCTTGGCTTTAGATGTCATAATTACGTCAATTAAGATATTACCTAACATCAGTCATGggtattctttttcttttattcattatGCTCACAATTTTTCTCTCCAACCCGGAACTACatttgaaataggaaaaattaATGGTCATTTCTGAGtctgagaaatgagaaaattttgcagaagaagaagagaaaaaactgACAACTTGTTGGGCCACTATGTGCCACAGAGGATTTAGTATAAGGTTCTTCTAAAGCAAGCTCTgtgtaacaaatatttttcctcattataCAACAGCGTATTGAAATTTCTAGTGTGTTTACGGTGTTATTCCATCCTGATGAAGTGATTgtagcagaaataaaaaggatggaAGGTATTTAAATGCAAGTGTCACAAGGAGTCAATATGTTCAGTGGACTACACACTGAGCAGGATCTCAGATCTCATGTCTACTCTTGGCTATGACAGCAGCCTGCTCAGTGATTTTGGGCAGGCCATgctcatctctcttttttttttttctttttcactttttttttctttttcatttttttttcacttgtgtaATTTTCTAGTTACATTGTGAAGGTTCTTTGGCCTAAACTGTCTCTCATTTTTACGTAACTGAAATAAGGAGAACACAAGTAAATATCAACACCACTGTGTAATACTGAAATACATATGATAATTCAGAGGACGTACAACTCTTAATTACATAgttgctgaatttaaaaaaatctaagttcactaaaattatttttcccagttGTATGCCAGCATCCTCAAAGAATTTGTATGATGCATACCTATGGTGACACCGTGAAACACCTTATTACTTCAGCAGTTCTTAAGGATCTTTTACACTTGATTTATTACGTAAGCATGTAATGTGCCACTTAAAGAAGtaatatgtacatgtatgccACTAAATTTGGTTCAACTCCTTTTTACCATAATAGAAACTGAAGGAACGTGGCACCTTCTAATGGTTCATCACTTCACTATCCTGAACCCTTGAATAACCTTGGCAAGtctctatgattctatgtgttCCACTGAGAGGAAACTAAGATTGTGAAAtgtctatttattatttatgatgTTACTTGAAGCAGGTATATAAATTATAAGTATGTAACAGTAATAATTTTTAGAACCACAGAAATATTGTATAtaaaaactgtaagaaaaacaaatataattttatatatatgtatgcgCATTCTTACAaacatacacatacaaatataaatataaaatccaGATAGTAACCAGACTATTAACTTACATTTTCTACTCTTAACAGTAGGGTAGCTCACCTCACAAAtcatatttctgtttgaaatgaaaggtgcactgctgccagcatTTTGTAAGAAATAATGACACACTTTACTACCTGTAAGTGCTGACTGagtgcttctgcttttccttcccaagGTGACTGTAACACAGATTGATGAAAGATTCGGCAGGACTACAAAGGTTAAAGATGCAGACCCAGAGCTAGAAGGCAGCCCTGACACTGATGGAATACAGTACAATGAGAGTACCCACATTATTGTCCTATCCTCTGATAACCAGTGTAATATGAAAACTGACTACAGGAGAAGGGAACAAATTAAATCCATTAATCAAGCATATCTGTGCTAAACAGTTGTTCTGAACAgatgaacaaatgaaaaatttacTGTTTGTTTCCATGCTTGCTAGCGCcggagaagaaaattaattataacACTGTGGCTAAACTATTAGTTAGGTTTTTTCTTGAGGAAACTATTTATTGCTTTGTCAAAGAACAAATGAACCTCATTAGTAAGATTAGTTTCAGCTGATCATTTTGCATTAGGACAGACTAATAATATACCCTTTAAAGATACATTGAAAGAAATAACTCTGAGGaaacagaatacatttttttaccTCTTACAGTATCAGACTGTTAAATCAGAAATGTATGATTTGTTATCCAGCTAAAAATCAACTCtgctttcttcagtttgttCTGATAGAGTTAAGTATATGGCTGTTGACTATAGTTAGCTGTTTGTCAGTGATTCACAATCGGATCTCTCTAGTCAAGGGGTCTCAAAATTCACTCTAAAATTCTGCACTTGAAGTGAATTATCTGAAACCTACCTAAttcttaaacaaaatgaaaacaacaagccaaacaacaacaaaacaaaaacccttaaCAGGgaatcttttccttctttctttttctttccttcctttcttccttccttccttccttctttgttaataaaatgaaatgacaatCTAATACAAACTCAATGAACCTCTTCCAAAAAATTCCATTGATGGAAGCAAGATATACAAAAGTTCTCCAACCTACAGGGCAAACAGTACAGGCTGTTTTTTCTATATTGCTGTGTCATCCTTCCAGAAACTATTATTGAAGTAGTCACTCCCTTTTGGAATGAACGGAAACTGGCGTTCTATGAACTGTAAGCAACCATAGCAAACTCTTACTTGCAGTTGGTCAGAGAAATTACATACCTTTGCAGTACAACATGTATGCTGACATTTCTAATCTCTTTTTCAAAAAGGAAGCTCTTCATGGTGAAGCCTCTGGTTTACGATGGGCTCTGCTACAGTGCTAGATTTCTCATGATATAAACATTTCCCATGGGGAACAGAACTGAAATCATGCAGATGAAACAGCCAAACATCAAAGAGTAATTAGCTCATCCATGTGCAATTGACCTGATTCCCACTGAAACTCTACAGGCAAAGTAGTAGTAGTCAAATACTTTAGTTAACAAAGTCTGTTTCCATTGGCTTTATGTCTCATGAGTGCCAGCCATGGTGGGTAAACCTACACGAAGAGCTTACAAAGCTTGAGACCTTTAAGAAGTGCTTTCTCCTACATAGCCTCCTCATGCCTCATACTGCATAGCAATCTGCTGTTATTCTTCACATTTGCAGTATTAataatgtctgtttttctgtccAATATCTTATTTTCATAAGCCTTGAATTCAACTGTACTTTCCCTGTGACCTCTGTCAAACCTAGCTGGAATTGAACAACAAGTTATAATGTTACTGAGAGGAAtgaggagaaaagagttgtAACAGCACATGGAAACTCATAAACCCCAATTACATAGGTCGAATTTTCTTCTAAGTCTAAGAGCTGCTATATCCCATGATTACTCTTCTCCTGATCCATCCAGTTGTACAATCTGTATTCTTAACTGTTGCAAGTATCAATATTTAAAGGTGATGTTTTGGTGCTACTATGAATGGCTTCcctaaatttaattaaaagaaaaaaaaaatcctgttatcAGATTAgagccttttgtttttaatatagctTGTTTAACTCCAAGAAAAATCTTGATCAGATTTGGAAATCTGACCTACTGTCTCTGTTTTCTATTGCTCAATtgttttagctgtttttttctttctagagtAGATAGTGAAATGCAACAGAAGTTAATCCAACAAGGGCAGCATCTAAGACATCTCTGACAGCCACCCTTGAAATTCACTTCAGTTGCAAAAAGACACTTGGTATGATAGGGACAAGTGATTTCTGAGGGTAATCTTGAAAATTACCTCAAAGACTTAACTGTAGACCTCACACCCTTACCATATGTACCGGCATTCCTGTAGTTTAAACAAGGCAACCTGTCTTTACACTGTTACAACTCCATTTTGGCAATAAATCCATCCACCCTTAAGCTATTTTAGCAGGAAGGAATGTATTCAATACAAGTCCCACATGGTGTTTCAGTGTTTGCCTTTCATAATCCGGCTACATGATGGGTGTCCAGAGGTTATCTTTAACCATATTTCTCTTTACTATGACAGGATAAAATCTTTGACATTATGTCCTTAGTAGTAGATGACTGCATTAGCCCATATTCTCCAGAGTAACATTTGACAGATTGTAGTGTGAATGGTGCTATCTGGAAGGAAATGTGGTGTGGGCATAAAGGACCATGATTCAAAACCTCCCTTCTTACTCTTCCACTGCTGGAGCACTTAGGCCTGGTAAGAACTGAAGTCATCCTTTGTgaaaaaagcactttaaagaTTAGCCAGAAGAGCCTTCTCCTTTACAGTAGTAAATCTTCGGTGAATAATGGGGAACTGGCTACCATAAAAAGACgatcttttcttcccctgtacTGCCTTTGATGACTCTGGCCTATAGCTGCACTCATAATTTTGACTGATAAAAAAGTAGTTTCTACTTCTTGCGTGAAGAATGTGTACTATGTTGTATAGATTGTGTAAACAGTAAATGGAGATGGCACATAATAAAACTATCTGAAATCTCTATTACTGTGAGAGAAGTTTCCAAGTCAAGGTAGACGAATAGAGAACGATAATAATGTCAACACTAAGTATTTTTGAAGCACAGTGGAAATTATACTTTGGACTACCTATGCTTAGCTACAAATTATAAAAAACATGTTTAGATTTCCTTCTAAATGATACGGGGGGGCTGTCTAATCAAATGCACTAGGAAATGGATAGTGGATGCTATTATATCTACAGTATTTCATAGCATCAAATGATGAATTAACAGAagatatatattattaaaatggaaattatttatgTTCTTTATTCAGATTCCCTACTGAAAATTAAAGATTAATGAACAACTGAGAATATGCAAGCAGAATATTGGAATTTTGAAGACTCACAGATTACCCAAACAACTTAAGAGTTGTTTTGAGGTCAGCTTGAAAAAGACAAATTCCAAATTAAACTCCTACTAAAAGTGCCACTGTATGTGATGTGAAAGGTTTGAATTGTTGGTCTGAAATAGGCAAATCCTAAAACTCTGTGTCCCATTTTAGAAAGTAGTTGCTTAATTGTTTAATGGAATCAAGTACttacttctgttatttttgACAAAACGCTTCAAAAGgtctcttcttttgtttttctttaagtcagaataagataaaaaatacttttttttaatgaatagacttctttttttttttttttctgggttggAATCACAGATGAATTGTGCCATGCTAGGAATTGCAGATGAATTGTGCCATGCTAGATGAGACTTTGGAATCCCTGGAATGTACCAATTTTTGTCCCCTGCCTTAACACGTTAATCTATTTTActcttgtttcagaaaattatGTTGACATAAGGTCTTTTAACAGGTTTGTTCATTGAAATCTCAAGGGCgcttaccccccccccccccccccccaagacaTGTAATTGATTCTGGGAGAATGACCTCTCTTGAGGCTCTCTGTTGTTTCTGTGataattttgtgtttcttaAAGTGGTACTCTGGTCTTTAGTCTTTTGGCTGCCTGCTAGTGTAACATGGAGTCTTCAAAACTCATTTAAGACTAAATTTTTGAGAAAATCATCAATCACCTGATAAACATACTTGCATCAGTATTTTATCAGAAAGCTCAAGTGTTACCAGGAAACATAATCAACCTGACTTCAGACATTCATGAtttggaagcagaaaaacaaaaacaaacaaacaaacaaaaagcacaaaaaatagcaaaaccTTATCAGCTTTGTAATAAGCAGTTAGAAGACAAACAGTTAGCGTATTTCAGTTAGGTCTCTGGAGACTCCATATCCCCAGAAAGGGTCTTATTGCAAGCACCTGAGTAATGGTGTGCTTCTGGAGTCTCCTCCTAGCACTACCATATGCATCTGTACAGACACAGAAGACACACTGCTCCTCTTTATGTTCTCAGAGCTATCAAGAAACTCAGCAAGGCCCATGCTTAGACCATATGAACCAAATTAAATGGTAAATACATGGTGACTCCTTGCAAAGCCTTGTTCCTGACAAGAACAAGTTTAAGCTCCTACACCAGTCAACAACACTGACCACTAACTGCTCTTTGTTATGATAAAATTAACTTCTCTGTCTTCAACATTTGTTATATTGCCTTCAGATATAACTTCTCTGTCTTCAAGATTTGTTATATTGCCTTCAGATATATCTAATCCCTAATGGTATTGAGCTACATATTTCTTACCTTATTAAACTCTTGCCTCAATGAGCGCTGAAAGCTGAATTAATTTCAAGAAGCAGCCACAATCTTCTCTATCAAgtttatatctatatatctatatatatagtatatatctatattaatatatagatatatagataatatagatatagatattaatatatattaatatagatatataatataatatattatctATATTATATAGAGAGTATATATCTATATTAAGATTACTTTCTTAAAGTACTTAAATCCAGCTTTGACCAATGAAGGCATTTCTCCAGTTCCCGTCTTAGACCTAGGATAAAGAACcataagaaaacatgaaaaacagaaa includes the following:
- the LOC137850031 gene encoding inositol 1,4,5-trisphosphate receptor-interacting protein-like 1 codes for the protein MARLIFLALAVLGIAQKPWFVDDQVDADANERMQQHAEQLIEGMARLLHEMEERSQEQSGVALGALLFTALQQWQLWTFIDLLVLLFGLCRWLRKWRLGLHRSKQGSYPRKKKDKDNTNTDDTRDLGRVWANRTQWPAPHMADKCKVVEELVDKLLGACQRLSGEALFKPQLQPAIGVGCFSEDGSTRQDNVLYRLLVPLRPPPGHAFHPELGAEGETPARKPGLRVELECACARERLVGDMLCFLHHPEHELRSRQEPSLLRTLCTGSYLDVEETTRWFQALVKAAWELLPQSRHCRLTVLPSRRSCKIRLANASQSTLSIEITLGVRLDDSDSFLSLG